The Thiohalorhabdus denitrificans genome includes a window with the following:
- the purC gene encoding phosphoribosylaminoimidazolesuccinocarboxamide synthase — protein MEKGDLLYEGKGKRVYRTEDPEALILEFKDTATAFDGKKREELDEKGRINNRINAFLMDELAAAGIPVHHRRVVSDTESEVKALDMLPVEAVVRNVVAGSLARRLGLEEGTELDRPVFEFFYKSDELGDPMINQFHILAFGWASREEVDRMIELSFRVNDVLVPLFEAGGMRLVDYKLEFGRFRGGLVVGDELTPDGCRLWDLSTGEKLDKDRFRRDLGDVLEGYREIGRRLGVDL, from the coding sequence ATGGAGAAGGGCGATCTGCTGTACGAGGGCAAGGGCAAGCGGGTCTACCGTACGGAGGACCCCGAGGCCCTGATCCTGGAGTTCAAGGACACCGCCACCGCCTTCGACGGCAAGAAGCGCGAGGAGCTGGACGAGAAGGGCCGCATCAACAACCGCATCAACGCCTTCCTCATGGACGAGCTGGCCGCGGCGGGCATCCCCGTCCACCACCGGCGGGTGGTCTCAGACACGGAGAGCGAGGTGAAGGCGCTCGATATGCTCCCCGTGGAGGCGGTGGTGCGCAACGTGGTGGCCGGTAGCCTGGCCCGCCGCCTGGGCCTGGAGGAGGGCACCGAGCTGGACCGCCCGGTGTTCGAGTTCTTCTACAAGAGCGACGAGCTCGGCGACCCCATGATCAACCAGTTCCACATCCTCGCCTTCGGCTGGGCCAGCCGCGAGGAGGTGGACCGCATGATCGAGCTGTCCTTCCGCGTCAACGACGTGCTGGTGCCCCTGTTCGAGGCCGGCGGTATGCGCCTGGTGGACTACAAGCTGGAGTTCGGCCGCTTCCGCGGCGGCCTGGTGGTGGGCGACGAGCTCACCCCGGACGGCTGCCGCCTGTGGGACCTCTCCACCGGCGAGAAACTGGACAAGGACCGCTTCCGCCGCGACCTGGGCGACGTCCTGGAGGGTTACCGCGAGATCGGCCGCCGCCTGGGGGTGGACCTGTAG
- a CDS encoding c-type cytochrome, protein MQARPKPSLLAAILGLASLAGAAVPAMAAGDDAENGGEESFLPPEVQVCMGCHTIDRDDRQGAGSAPSLWGVVGREPAVDGVRVSRWDEESLQRWLANPRAMAPDTTSRFPGYADPAARERVIEFLKGL, encoded by the coding sequence TTGCAAGCCCGCCCGAAGCCTTCCTTGCTGGCCGCCATCCTGGGACTCGCCTCCCTGGCCGGGGCGGCCGTCCCGGCGATGGCGGCGGGGGACGACGCCGAGAACGGCGGGGAGGAGTCCTTCCTGCCTCCCGAGGTGCAGGTGTGCATGGGCTGCCACACCATCGACCGGGACGACCGCCAGGGCGCCGGCAGCGCGCCCTCCCTGTGGGGGGTGGTGGGTCGGGAGCCCGCGGTGGATGGGGTGCGGGTGAGCCGCTGGGACGAGGAGTCCCTGCAGCGCTGGTTGGCCAATCCCCGCGCCATGGCCCCGGACACCACCAGTCGGTTCCCCGGCTACGCCGATCCCGCCGCCCGGGAGCGCGTCATCGAGTTCCTCAAGGGGCTGTAG
- a CDS encoding plastocyanin/azurin family copper-binding protein, giving the protein MSWEGEVMKVPGKGKVAVLGALMLGAGSAWGEVHEVEVRNQGSDGQRMVFEPALVEAAPGDTVRFVFEDMGHNAAAYHPDNRGKPSLVPEGAAAWDSGFKKPGDAFEVTLDTEGAHHYFCLPHEGMAMVGLIAVGDAGQGPGLDAVEDSGIPDAAKAKLRKLHEELDG; this is encoded by the coding sequence GTGAGCTGGGAGGGAGAGGTCATGAAGGTACCTGGGAAAGGGAAGGTCGCCGTGCTTGGCGCGCTGATGCTGGGCGCCGGTTCCGCTTGGGGCGAGGTTCATGAGGTGGAGGTGCGCAACCAGGGCAGCGACGGGCAGCGCATGGTGTTCGAACCGGCCCTCGTGGAGGCCGCTCCCGGTGATACGGTGCGGTTCGTGTTCGAGGATATGGGCCATAACGCCGCCGCCTACCACCCCGACAACCGGGGCAAGCCCAGCCTGGTCCCCGAAGGGGCCGCCGCCTGGGACAGCGGCTTCAAGAAGCCCGGCGACGCCTTTGAGGTGACCCTGGATACCGAGGGGGCGCACCACTACTTCTGCCTGCCCCACGAGGGCATGGCCATGGTGGGCCTGATCGCCGTGGGGGACGCCGGCCAGGGCCCCGGCCTGGACGCCGTGGAGGACTCCGGCATCCCGGACGCGGCCAAGGCGAAGCTGCGCAAGCTCCATGAAGAGCTGGACGGGTAG
- the dapA gene encoding 4-hydroxy-tetrahydrodipicolinate synthase: MFHGSIVALATPMLEDGAVDWDALADLVDFHLEQGTDAIVAVGTSGESATLDHDEHRQVIRFVVDQVHNRIPVIAGTGSNSTRETLELTRHAREVGADAALLVAPYYNKPTQEGLYQHFRRVADEVHLPQILYNVPGRTGCQIAVETVERLSHLSTVVAIKDATGDIARAQDLVRGCGERMDVLSGEDGIALPIMLAGGKGVISVTANVAPARMAEMCHAALAGELARARSLDDDLAPLHHALFLEANPIPVKWALHEMGRMGPGIRLPLTPLSEVHRIEVRQALEKLGLVGA; encoded by the coding sequence ATGTTCCACGGAAGCATTGTGGCCCTGGCGACCCCCATGCTGGAAGACGGGGCGGTGGATTGGGACGCCCTGGCCGACCTGGTGGATTTCCATCTGGAGCAGGGGACCGATGCCATCGTGGCGGTGGGCACCAGCGGCGAGTCGGCGACCCTGGACCACGACGAGCACCGCCAGGTCATCCGCTTCGTGGTGGACCAGGTCCACAACCGGATCCCGGTGATCGCCGGAACCGGCTCCAACTCCACCCGCGAGACCCTGGAGCTGACCCGTCACGCCCGGGAGGTGGGGGCGGACGCGGCCCTGCTGGTGGCGCCCTACTACAACAAGCCCACCCAGGAAGGCCTGTACCAGCACTTCCGCCGGGTGGCGGACGAGGTACACCTCCCGCAGATCCTCTACAATGTCCCCGGCCGTACCGGTTGCCAGATCGCCGTGGAGACGGTGGAGCGGCTCTCCCACCTCTCCACGGTGGTGGCCATCAAGGACGCCACCGGGGACATCGCCCGCGCCCAGGACCTGGTGCGCGGCTGCGGCGAGCGCATGGACGTGCTGTCCGGGGAGGACGGCATCGCCCTGCCCATCATGCTGGCGGGCGGCAAGGGGGTGATCTCGGTCACCGCCAACGTGGCCCCCGCCCGCATGGCGGAGATGTGCCACGCCGCCCTCGCCGGGGAGCTGGCCCGCGCCCGGTCCCTGGACGACGATCTGGCCCCGCTGCACCATGCCCTGTTCCTGGAGGCCAACCCCATTCCCGTGAAATGGGCCCTCCACGAGATGGGCCGCATGGGGCCGGGCATCCGACTGCCGTTGACGCCTTTGTCCGAGGTGCATCGTATCGAGGTCCGCCAGGCTCTGGAGAAGCTCGGCCTGGTGGGCGCCTGA
- a CDS encoding PhoH family protein codes for MAEAKRLFVLDTNVLMHDPSCLFRFEEHDLYLPMVVLEELDAGKKGMSEVARNVRQVSRYLDGLCEGVTDFASGIPIPGTDGRLFFQMDAIEHPLPYDLAQGKADNRILSVVLGLEHRFPERQVSLVTNDINLRIKGRAFGLHVEDYTSDHTVEDPDLLYTGHNPVANDFWETHPLTIADYEAEEGRTLYRLGEVERDWWPNEFIYSEGHGEDEGLSYRVRRRLDPSTYFIEPIRDYTNPNNAVWGINALNQEQNYALNLLMDPEVDFVTLLGLAGTGKTLLTLAATLHQVIEERRFAEAIVTRATVPVGEDIGFLPGTEEEKMAPWMGAVEDNLELLTGSGNGGGKGGKGGNGGESTWAAQVSQDLLRHRIRIKSLNFMRGRTFLNRLIIVDEAQNLSPKQMKTLITRAGPGTKMVCLGNINQIDTPYLTEANSGLTYVVDSFKEWEHAGHITLIQGERSRLADFANQAL; via the coding sequence ATGGCCGAAGCCAAACGCCTGTTCGTACTCGACACCAACGTGCTCATGCACGACCCCAGCTGCCTCTTCCGCTTCGAGGAGCACGACCTCTACCTCCCCATGGTCGTCCTCGAGGAGCTCGACGCCGGGAAGAAGGGCATGTCGGAGGTGGCGCGCAACGTCCGCCAGGTCTCCCGGTACCTCGACGGCCTCTGCGAGGGAGTGACCGACTTCGCCAGCGGGATCCCCATACCCGGAACCGACGGCCGGCTGTTCTTCCAGATGGACGCCATCGAGCATCCCCTGCCCTACGACCTCGCGCAAGGCAAGGCGGACAACCGGATCCTCAGCGTGGTGCTCGGGCTGGAGCACCGTTTCCCCGAGCGGCAGGTCTCGCTGGTCACCAACGACATCAACCTCCGCATCAAGGGGCGCGCCTTCGGGTTGCACGTGGAGGACTACACCAGCGACCACACGGTGGAGGATCCCGACCTCCTCTATACCGGCCACAACCCGGTGGCCAACGACTTCTGGGAGACCCATCCCCTGACCATCGCCGACTATGAGGCGGAGGAGGGCCGGACCCTCTATCGCCTGGGGGAGGTGGAGCGGGACTGGTGGCCCAACGAGTTCATCTACTCCGAGGGCCACGGCGAGGACGAGGGCCTGTCCTACCGGGTGCGGCGCCGGCTGGACCCCTCCACCTACTTCATCGAGCCGATCCGGGACTACACCAACCCCAACAACGCCGTGTGGGGGATAAACGCCCTCAACCAGGAGCAGAACTACGCCCTGAACCTGCTCATGGACCCGGAGGTGGACTTCGTCACCCTGCTAGGGCTGGCGGGCACGGGCAAGACCCTGCTGACGCTGGCGGCCACCCTGCACCAGGTCATCGAGGAGCGGCGCTTCGCAGAGGCCATCGTCACCCGCGCCACCGTGCCGGTGGGCGAGGACATCGGCTTCCTGCCGGGGACCGAGGAAGAGAAGATGGCGCCCTGGATGGGCGCGGTGGAGGACAACCTGGAGCTGCTCACCGGATCCGGCAACGGGGGCGGCAAGGGGGGCAAGGGCGGCAACGGCGGGGAAAGCACCTGGGCCGCCCAGGTGAGCCAGGACCTGCTGCGCCACCGCATCCGCATCAAGTCGCTGAACTTCATGCGCGGGCGTACCTTCCTCAACCGCCTGATCATCGTGGACGAGGCGCAGAACCTGTCGCCCAAGCAGATGAAGACCCTGATCACCCGCGCCGGCCCCGGCACCAAGATGGTGTGCCTGGGCAACATCAACCAGATCGACACCCCCTACCTCACCGAGGCCAACTCGGGGCTCACCTACGTGGTGGACAGCTTCAAGGAGTGGGAGCACGCCGGTCACATCACCCTGATCCAGGGCGAGCGCTCGCGGCTGGCGGACTTCGCCAACCAGGCGCTTTAG
- the waaA gene encoding lipid IV(A) 3-deoxy-D-manno-octulosonic acid transferase, with protein MTTGIPQSERYLRLLYSLLAYLAVPAVMGRLLVRGVKAPGYRRRWRERFGFPPFEPQTGAIWVHAVSVGEVQAAVPLIRGFLERYPRRTVVVTTTTPTGSDRVKALLGDSVCHSYLPYDLPGAVRRFLQRVDPALAVVMETELWPNLFAACHARAVPLMVVNARLSPRSFRGYRKLRPIITGPLHRAALILTQTEADAERFRALGAPVERVRTAGNLKFDQRLPEGVVEEGRGLRQGWGEERPVWVAASTHEGEEEQVVRAHRQLLTDFPEALLVLVPRHPERFGVAARVVEDAGFPVCRRSGGCQPSESAIYLADTMGELPCLFAAADVAFVGGSLVPTGGHNLLEPAALGLPVVTGPHLFNFHEISALLLEQGGALQVHSGAELGETVSHLFGDPARREPMGRKAREAVVANRGARERILESADRWLANGS; from the coding sequence ATGACCACCGGCATCCCCCAGAGCGAGCGCTACCTCCGCCTCCTGTATAGCCTACTGGCCTATCTGGCGGTGCCGGCGGTCATGGGACGGCTCCTGGTCCGGGGAGTGAAAGCCCCCGGCTATCGCCGTCGCTGGCGAGAGCGGTTCGGCTTCCCGCCCTTCGAACCGCAAACGGGCGCCATCTGGGTCCACGCGGTTTCCGTGGGCGAGGTCCAGGCTGCGGTCCCCTTGATCCGGGGGTTCCTGGAACGCTATCCCCGCCGGACGGTAGTGGTGACCACGACTACCCCCACCGGTTCGGATCGGGTGAAGGCGCTGCTCGGGGATTCGGTCTGCCACAGCTACCTGCCCTATGACCTGCCGGGTGCCGTGCGGCGCTTTCTTCAGCGGGTGGATCCGGCCCTGGCAGTGGTTATGGAGACGGAGCTGTGGCCCAACCTGTTCGCGGCTTGCCACGCCCGGGCCGTCCCGCTCATGGTAGTGAACGCCCGCCTGTCGCCCCGCTCGTTCCGCGGTTACCGCAAGCTGCGCCCTATCATCACCGGACCGCTGCACCGCGCCGCCCTCATTCTGACGCAGACCGAGGCCGATGCTGAGCGCTTCCGGGCCTTGGGGGCGCCGGTGGAGCGGGTCCGGACCGCCGGCAATCTCAAATTCGACCAGCGCCTTCCCGAGGGAGTGGTGGAAGAGGGCAGGGGGCTCCGTCAGGGGTGGGGCGAAGAACGTCCGGTTTGGGTGGCGGCCAGCACCCATGAAGGAGAGGAGGAGCAGGTGGTGAGGGCCCACCGCCAGCTGCTGACCGACTTCCCCGAGGCTCTGCTGGTACTGGTTCCTCGCCATCCCGAGCGTTTCGGAGTGGCGGCGCGGGTGGTGGAGGATGCTGGATTCCCCGTGTGCCGCCGTTCCGGCGGTTGCCAACCGTCGGAGAGCGCGATCTATCTGGCCGATACCATGGGTGAGCTTCCCTGTCTGTTCGCTGCGGCGGATGTGGCCTTCGTGGGGGGCAGCTTGGTGCCAACGGGGGGGCACAATCTGTTGGAGCCGGCAGCCTTGGGACTTCCGGTGGTGACCGGGCCCCACCTGTTCAATTTTCACGAGATCTCCGCCTTGCTGCTGGAGCAGGGCGGCGCGCTGCAGGTGCATTCGGGGGCCGAGCTCGGTGAGACGGTGTCTCACCTGTTCGGTGATCCTGCCCGGCGGGAGCCCATGGGTCGGAAGGCCCGGGAAGCAGTGGTGGCCAACCGGGGCGCCCGGGAACGCATTCTGGAGAGCGCGGACCGGTGGTTGGCGAACGGTTCCTGA
- the hldE gene encoding bifunctional D-glycero-beta-D-manno-heptose-7-phosphate kinase/D-glycero-beta-D-manno-heptose 1-phosphate adenylyltransferase HldE → MSIPDFSAARLLVVGDLMLDRYWSGATGRISPEAPVPVVRVDGEEVRAGGAGNVALNAAALGGQSTLLGFTGQDEEADLLGRCLQHGGVDWRFLRNPRIKTLVKLRILSRNQQLIRLDFEDGLEECDWPVLREQYNELLSQAEVVVLSDYAKGTLADPAELIRLARCEGKKVLVDPKGDDFRRYRGASALTPNREEFEAVVGPCADEAEVVRKAEHLRGELDLEALLVTRGEKGVTLVRAGQETVHFPTRAREVYDVTGAGDTVIATLGTALAAGESWEASVSLANLAAGVVVGRLGTVGVTPAELRRAQLAEERGGKRVLDEEALALSVADAQAHGERVVFTNGCFDLLHAGHVAYLEEAAALGDRLVVAVNDDDSVQRLKGEGRPVNPLDQRMAVLAGLAAVDWVVPFSEDTPARLIERLRPDVLAKGGDYRPEAIAGYDTVTAAGGEVVVLPYREGCSSSRMMEAIRQTASE, encoded by the coding sequence ATGTCCATTCCTGATTTCTCCGCCGCCCGCCTGCTTGTCGTGGGCGACCTCATGCTTGATCGCTACTGGTCCGGGGCCACGGGGCGAATCTCCCCCGAGGCCCCGGTGCCCGTGGTTCGCGTGGATGGTGAGGAGGTCCGCGCTGGCGGTGCCGGAAACGTGGCCCTCAATGCCGCCGCCCTGGGTGGGCAGAGCACACTGCTGGGCTTCACCGGACAGGACGAGGAAGCGGATCTTTTGGGTCGGTGCCTTCAGCACGGAGGGGTGGACTGGCGCTTCCTGCGCAATCCCCGCATCAAGACCCTGGTAAAGCTGCGCATCCTGAGCCGCAACCAGCAGCTCATCCGGCTGGATTTCGAGGACGGTCTGGAAGAATGCGACTGGCCCGTCCTGCGGGAGCAGTACAACGAGCTCCTCTCTCAGGCGGAGGTGGTCGTCCTTTCGGATTACGCCAAGGGCACCCTGGCCGACCCGGCGGAGCTGATCCGGCTTGCCCGGTGCGAAGGCAAGAAGGTGCTGGTGGACCCCAAGGGGGATGACTTCCGGCGGTACCGGGGGGCAAGCGCGCTCACGCCTAACCGGGAGGAGTTCGAGGCTGTGGTGGGGCCCTGCGCGGATGAGGCGGAAGTGGTACGCAAGGCGGAGCACCTGCGCGGTGAGCTGGACCTGGAGGCCCTGCTGGTTACCCGGGGAGAGAAGGGGGTGACTCTGGTGCGGGCGGGCCAGGAAACGGTCCATTTCCCCACCCGGGCGCGGGAGGTCTACGACGTTACCGGTGCCGGGGACACGGTAATTGCCACCCTGGGGACGGCGTTGGCCGCCGGGGAAAGCTGGGAGGCCTCGGTGTCCCTGGCCAACCTGGCCGCCGGGGTGGTGGTGGGCCGGCTCGGTACGGTGGGCGTCACCCCCGCGGAGCTTCGTCGCGCCCAGTTGGCCGAGGAGCGGGGTGGAAAACGGGTCCTGGACGAGGAGGCCCTAGCCCTTTCGGTGGCCGATGCCCAGGCCCACGGCGAGCGCGTGGTGTTCACCAACGGCTGTTTCGATCTGCTTCATGCCGGGCATGTGGCCTACCTGGAGGAGGCCGCGGCCCTGGGAGACCGCCTGGTGGTGGCGGTGAACGACGACGATTCGGTTCAGCGCCTCAAGGGGGAGGGTCGCCCGGTGAACCCCCTGGACCAGCGTATGGCCGTGCTGGCCGGGCTAGCGGCGGTGGACTGGGTGGTTCCGTTCTCCGAGGACACCCCGGCCCGCTTGATCGAACGGCTCCGGCCGGATGTGCTCGCCAAGGGCGGAGATTACCGGCCCGAGGCCATCGCAGGCTACGACACCGTAACCGCCGCGGGTGGCGAGGTGGTGGTACTGCCGTATCGGGAAGGCTGCTCCAGTAGCCGGATGATGGAAGCCATCCGCCAAACCGCGTCCGAATGA